One window from the genome of Streptomyces sp. NBC_01476 encodes:
- a CDS encoding MarR family winged helix-turn-helix transcriptional regulator — translation MTGANGEPPGGERDGATQALERELSVLFRRARAASGELARAVHPELEPAAYGLLVRLEEVEPERATDLASYFGVGKATMSRQLRGLEELGLVAREPDPADGRAWLVRLTDEGRARFSRVRTARRERYLRQLAAWDQSEIAELSRLLHGLNELQFGENGT, via the coding sequence GTGACCGGAGCGAACGGCGAGCCGCCGGGCGGCGAGCGGGACGGCGCCACGCAGGCGCTGGAGCGCGAGTTGTCCGTGCTCTTCCGGCGGGCGCGGGCCGCCTCCGGGGAACTGGCACGGGCGGTCCACCCGGAGCTGGAACCGGCCGCGTACGGGCTGCTGGTACGGCTGGAGGAGGTGGAGCCGGAGCGGGCCACCGACCTTGCCTCGTACTTCGGGGTGGGCAAGGCCACGATGAGCCGGCAGCTGCGCGGGCTGGAGGAACTCGGCCTGGTCGCCAGGGAACCGGACCCCGCGGACGGCCGTGCGTGGCTCGTCCGCCTCACCGACGAGGGCCGCGCCCGCTTCTCCCGGGTCCGCACCGCCCGCCGCGAACGGTACCTGCGGCAGCTCGCCGCCTGGGACCAGTCCGAGATCGCCGAACTCTCCCGGCTGCTGCACGGCCTGAACGAGCTTCAGTTCGGCGAGAACGGCACCTGA
- a CDS encoding lysozyme codes for MSHGDLSVVHGTGSARTRLTLLAGLFVTLLALVLTAPGTAHAAGSGHMTHPDLDWMGSTIRAHEGSGPSAGGGSAAVPLATQTPGMDVSNYQGSVNWATAWANGAKFVYIKATEGTSYTSPSFAQQYNGSYNVGMVRGSYHFALPDVSAGATQADYFIAHGGGWSADGRTLPGALDIEYNPYGATCYGLSASGMVSWIASFSNEYHARTGRYPTIYSSTSWWTQCTGNSSAFAATNALWIARYNTTVGTLPAGWGFQTIWQFADSGTFPGDQDRFNGALDRVQAYAAG; via the coding sequence ATGTCCCACGGAGATCTCTCCGTCGTGCACGGCACCGGCTCGGCCCGGACCAGGCTCACCCTGCTGGCCGGTCTCTTCGTCACCCTGCTCGCCCTGGTCCTCACCGCTCCCGGTACGGCCCACGCGGCCGGCAGCGGCCACATGACCCACCCCGACCTGGACTGGATGGGCTCCACCATCCGCGCCCACGAGGGCTCGGGCCCGTCGGCCGGCGGCGGCTCCGCCGCCGTCCCGCTCGCCACCCAGACGCCCGGCATGGACGTCTCCAACTACCAGGGCAGCGTCAACTGGGCCACCGCCTGGGCCAACGGCGCCAAGTTCGTCTACATCAAGGCCACCGAAGGAACCTCGTACACCAGCCCGTCCTTCGCCCAGCAGTACAACGGCTCCTACAACGTCGGCATGGTGCGCGGCTCCTACCACTTCGCCCTGCCCGACGTGTCGGCCGGCGCCACCCAGGCCGACTACTTCATCGCGCACGGCGGCGGCTGGTCCGCGGACGGCAGGACACTGCCCGGCGCGCTGGACATCGAGTACAACCCGTACGGCGCCACCTGTTACGGGCTGAGCGCGAGCGGCATGGTCAGCTGGATCGCCTCGTTCAGCAACGAGTACCACGCCCGTACCGGCCGCTACCCGACCATCTACAGCTCCACCAGCTGGTGGACCCAGTGCACCGGCAACAGCAGCGCCTTCGCCGCCACCAACGCGCTGTGGATCGCCCGCTACAACACCACGGTCGGCACGCTGCCGGCCGGCTGGGGCTTCCAGACCATCTGGCAGTTCGCCGACTCCGGCACCTTCCCCGGTGACCAGGACCGGTTCAACGGGGCGCTGGACCGCGTGCAGGCGTACGCGGCCGGCTGA
- a CDS encoding class I SAM-dependent methyltransferase, producing MSSLFKNPVARRLLRPAADLVDQRVRKDIDKATRSEREAREAMRGELDGLRKELTELRGKQFASDLLFERAGSGNRTPTKQQYEVLVKQIAAVSGQDVKFARRNAMVAFRNVIALEALGLGRLAGSTSNVCGKLATVPLLDPPNGDVLEIGTLFGLFSAAFLRMLHRAGIEPRLTIVDPLAGSQLQPGTNFGSESTGTPVRLDVVRANLALGGTAGEQARVQQGFSDDEVVQEAVSDREYGVIIVDGDHSAEGVRKDLEWAEKIIAPRGIVVLDDYGDGAWKGVQEGADKHLAGETRFEMLGRVSTSAFLRARA from the coding sequence ATGTCATCCCTTTTCAAGAATCCCGTCGCGCGCCGGCTGCTGCGCCCGGCCGCCGATCTGGTCGACCAGCGGGTCCGCAAGGACATCGACAAAGCCACGCGGAGCGAGCGCGAAGCCCGCGAGGCCATGCGCGGGGAACTGGACGGCCTCCGGAAGGAACTGACCGAGCTGCGCGGCAAGCAGTTCGCTTCCGATTTGCTCTTCGAGCGGGCCGGCTCGGGCAACCGGACGCCGACCAAGCAGCAGTACGAAGTGCTGGTCAAGCAGATCGCGGCGGTCAGCGGACAGGACGTGAAATTCGCCCGCCGCAATGCGATGGTCGCATTCCGGAACGTGATCGCTCTGGAGGCCCTCGGCCTTGGCCGGCTGGCCGGAAGTACCTCAAATGTCTGCGGGAAGCTCGCCACTGTTCCGCTGCTCGACCCGCCGAACGGCGATGTGCTGGAGATCGGAACGCTCTTCGGCCTCTTCTCCGCGGCATTCCTGCGGATGCTGCACCGCGCCGGTATTGAACCGCGCTTGACCATCGTGGATCCGCTGGCGGGCAGCCAGCTGCAGCCGGGCACGAACTTCGGCAGCGAGTCGACCGGCACCCCGGTCCGGCTCGACGTGGTGCGGGCGAACCTCGCGCTCGGCGGCACGGCCGGCGAGCAGGCCCGTGTCCAGCAGGGCTTCTCCGATGACGAGGTCGTCCAGGAAGCGGTCTCGGACCGCGAGTACGGCGTGATCATCGTGGACGGCGACCACTCCGCGGAGGGCGTGCGCAAGGACCTGGAGTGGGCCGAGAAGATCATCGCGCCGCGCGGGATCGTCGTGCTCGACGACTACGGGGACGGCGCCTGGAAGGGCGTCCAGGAAGGCGCGGACAAGCACCTGGCCGGGGAGACCCGGTTCGAGATGCTGGGTCGCGTATCGACCTCGGCGTTCCTGCGAGCTCGGGCCTGA
- a CDS encoding spermidine synthase: MPINPETFDAPVVLDRRDGPYGEVVLRRHGGQFEIIANGCFLMDTSDGRSERLLVDTALAALAGADPADGDWRVLIGGLGVGFSLARAAADARWGAITVVEREPAVVDWHRTGPLTPFSADALADPRVRILETDLVAYVTGAAETYDALCLDIDNGPDWTVTDGNGGLYGPAGLAACRDRLNPGGVLAVWSAQPSPAFEEALRTAGFTAVRTEEIPVARGVPDVVHVAVKA, encoded by the coding sequence ATGCCGATCAACCCCGAAACGTTCGACGCCCCTGTCGTCCTGGACCGCCGTGACGGACCCTACGGAGAAGTCGTGCTCCGCCGGCACGGCGGGCAATTCGAGATCATCGCCAATGGCTGCTTCCTGATGGACACCTCCGACGGCCGCTCGGAACGGCTGCTGGTGGACACCGCACTGGCGGCGCTGGCCGGCGCGGACCCGGCCGACGGCGACTGGCGCGTACTGATCGGCGGCCTCGGCGTCGGCTTCTCCCTCGCCAGGGCAGCCGCTGACGCCCGCTGGGGCGCGATCACGGTGGTGGAGCGCGAGCCGGCGGTCGTCGACTGGCACCGCACCGGCCCGCTGACCCCTTTCTCCGCGGACGCGCTGGCCGACCCCCGGGTGCGCATCCTGGAAACGGACCTGGTGGCGTACGTGACCGGCGCCGCGGAGACGTACGACGCCCTCTGCCTGGACATCGACAACGGCCCGGACTGGACGGTCACCGACGGCAACGGCGGCCTCTACGGCCCCGCGGGACTCGCCGCCTGCCGGGACCGGCTCAACCCCGGCGGTGTGCTCGCCGTCTGGTCCGCCCAGCCCTCCCCCGCCTTCGAGGAAGCGCTGCGCACGGCGGGCTTCACAGCGGTCCGCACCGAGGAGATCCCGGTCGCCCGCGGGGTCCCCGACGTGGTGCACGTTGCCGTCAAGGCGTGA
- the lon gene encoding endopeptidase La: protein MAFEPRTPNPLTLPVLPLDDEVVLPGMVVPLDLTDAEVRAAVEAAQAAHSGSGSGKPQVLLVPRVDGKYTAVGTLGTVEQVGRLSDGDPGAVIRGRGRIRIGAGTTGPGAALWVEGTTVDEPAPAEAPGTVAELMKEYKALATSWLRKRGAWQVVDRVQQIDDIGQLADNSGYSPYLTTEQRIELLETIDPVARLKLATQWLRDHLAEQDVAETIRKDVQEGMEKQQREFLLRQQLEAVRKELAELNGDPENESDDYRARVEAADLPEKVREAALKEVEKLERSSDASPEGSWIRTWLDTVLELPWNTTTEDTYDVAGARAVLDADHAGLDDVKERITEYLAVRKRRADRGLGVVGGRRGGAVLALVGPPGVGKTSLGESVARAMGRTFVRVSLGGVRDEAEIRGHRRTYVGALPGRIVRAIKEAGSMNPVVLLDEIDKVGSDYRGDPAAALLEVLDPAQNHTFRDHYLEVELDLSDVVFLATANVLEAIPEPLLDRMELVRLDGYTEDEKVVIGRDHLLPRQLERAGLAGDEVTLAEDALRKLTTEYTREAGVRTLERTIARILRKIAARHELGQQELPFTVGAENLRELIGRPHHVPESAQDPEERRTAVPGVATGLAVTGAGGDVLYIEASLADPETGGSGLQLTGQLGDVMKESAQIALSFLRSHGAELELPVGDLKERGVHLHVPAGAVPKDGPSAGVTMTSALASLLSGQRVRTDVAMTGEVSLTGRVLPIGGVKQKLLAAHRAGITTVIIPKRNEADLDDVPAEILEALEVHPVSDVRQVLKLALEPAESGAGQVPVAA from the coding sequence ATGGCATTTGAGCCTCGGACCCCGAACCCTCTCACCCTGCCCGTCCTCCCGCTGGACGACGAGGTGGTACTGCCGGGCATGGTGGTGCCGCTCGACCTGACGGACGCGGAGGTGCGGGCCGCGGTGGAGGCCGCCCAGGCGGCGCACAGCGGGTCCGGCTCGGGAAAGCCACAGGTGCTGCTGGTACCGCGGGTGGACGGAAAGTACACCGCGGTCGGCACCCTCGGCACCGTTGAGCAGGTCGGCCGGCTCTCGGACGGCGACCCCGGCGCGGTCATCCGCGGCCGTGGCCGGATCCGGATCGGTGCCGGCACCACCGGCCCCGGTGCCGCCCTGTGGGTGGAAGGCACCACCGTCGACGAGCCCGCGCCCGCCGAGGCGCCGGGCACCGTCGCGGAGCTGATGAAGGAGTACAAGGCGCTGGCCACCAGCTGGCTGCGCAAGCGCGGAGCCTGGCAGGTCGTCGACCGGGTACAGCAGATCGACGACATCGGCCAGCTCGCCGACAACTCCGGCTACTCCCCGTACCTCACCACCGAACAGCGCATCGAACTGCTGGAGACCATCGACCCGGTGGCCCGGCTCAAGCTCGCCACCCAGTGGCTGCGCGACCACCTCGCCGAGCAGGACGTCGCCGAGACGATCCGCAAGGACGTCCAGGAGGGCATGGAGAAGCAGCAGCGTGAGTTCCTGCTCCGCCAGCAGCTCGAAGCCGTCCGCAAGGAGCTCGCCGAGCTGAACGGCGACCCGGAGAACGAGAGCGACGACTACCGCGCCCGCGTCGAGGCCGCCGACCTGCCGGAGAAGGTCCGCGAGGCCGCCCTGAAGGAGGTCGAGAAGCTGGAACGCTCCTCCGACGCCTCCCCCGAGGGCAGCTGGATCCGCACCTGGCTGGACACCGTCCTCGAACTGCCGTGGAACACCACCACCGAGGACACCTACGACGTCGCCGGCGCCCGGGCCGTGCTGGACGCGGACCACGCGGGCCTGGACGACGTCAAGGAGCGCATCACCGAGTACCTGGCCGTCCGCAAGCGCCGGGCCGACCGCGGCCTCGGTGTGGTGGGAGGCCGCCGCGGCGGCGCGGTGCTGGCCCTGGTCGGCCCGCCCGGAGTCGGCAAGACCTCACTCGGCGAATCGGTGGCCCGCGCCATGGGCCGCACGTTCGTCCGGGTGTCGCTCGGCGGCGTCCGCGACGAGGCGGAGATCCGCGGTCACCGCAGGACGTACGTCGGCGCGCTGCCCGGCCGGATCGTGCGGGCGATCAAGGAGGCCGGTTCGATGAACCCGGTCGTGCTGCTCGACGAGATCGACAAGGTCGGCTCCGACTACCGGGGCGACCCGGCGGCGGCACTGCTCGAGGTCCTGGACCCGGCGCAGAACCACACCTTCCGCGATCACTACCTGGAGGTCGAGCTGGACCTCTCCGACGTGGTCTTCCTCGCCACCGCCAACGTGCTGGAGGCCATCCCCGAGCCGCTGCTCGACCGGATGGAGCTGGTCCGGCTGGACGGCTACACCGAGGACGAGAAGGTCGTCATCGGCCGCGACCACCTGCTCCCGCGCCAGCTGGAGCGGGCCGGCCTGGCCGGCGACGAGGTGACCCTGGCGGAGGACGCGCTGCGCAAGCTGACCACCGAGTACACCCGTGAGGCGGGCGTGCGGACCCTGGAGCGGACCATCGCCCGGATCCTGCGCAAGATCGCCGCGCGGCACGAACTCGGGCAGCAGGAGCTGCCGTTCACCGTCGGCGCGGAGAATCTGCGGGAGCTGATCGGCCGGCCGCACCACGTACCGGAGTCCGCTCAGGACCCGGAGGAGCGGCGGACCGCGGTGCCCGGGGTGGCCACCGGCCTGGCGGTCACCGGAGCGGGCGGCGACGTGCTCTACATCGAGGCGTCGCTGGCCGACCCGGAGACCGGCGGTTCCGGCCTGCAGCTCACCGGCCAGCTGGGCGACGTCATGAAGGAGTCCGCGCAGATCGCGCTCTCCTTCCTGCGGTCGCACGGCGCCGAGCTGGAGCTGCCGGTCGGCGACCTGAAGGAACGCGGCGTGCACCTGCACGTCCCGGCGGGCGCCGTACCGAAGGACGGTCCGAGCGCGGGTGTGACCATGACGTCGGCGCTGGCGTCGCTGCTCTCCGGGCAGCGGGTGCGCACCGATGTGGCGATGACCGGTGAGGTGTCGCTGACCGGCAGGGTGCTGCCGATCGGCGGGGTCAAGCAGAAGCTGCTGGCCGCGCACCGGGCCGGGATCACCACGGTGATCATCCCGAAGCGCAACGAGGCCGACCTGGACGACGTCCCGGCCGAGATCCTGGAGGCGCTGGAGGTGCACCCGGTCAGCGACGTACGCCAGGTGCTGAAGCTGGCGCTTGAGCCGGCCGAGTCCGGTGCCGGGCAGGTGCCGGTGGCCGCGTAA
- a CDS encoding response regulator transcription factor: protein MDSTQTSGAQRRVLVVEDDQTITQAIAARLQAEGFSVRTAGDGPSAVDSAHSWQPDLLVLDVMLPGYDGLEVCRRVQADRPVPVLMLTARDDETDMLVGLGVGADDYMTKPFSMRELAARVHVLLRRVERAATAAHSPRGASIQLGDLEIDHAQRRVRVSGSDIHLTPTEFELLVCLAQQPRAVLSREQLLAEVWDWADASGTRTVDSHVKALRRKIGAERIRTVHGVGYALETPAP from the coding sequence GTGGACAGCACGCAGACTTCGGGCGCGCAGCGCCGGGTACTGGTCGTCGAGGACGACCAGACGATAACGCAGGCGATCGCGGCCCGGCTGCAGGCGGAGGGATTCTCGGTACGGACCGCCGGGGACGGCCCGTCGGCGGTCGATTCGGCACACTCCTGGCAGCCCGACCTGCTGGTTCTCGACGTGATGCTGCCCGGCTACGACGGGCTTGAGGTGTGCCGCCGGGTGCAGGCCGACCGGCCGGTCCCGGTGCTGATGCTCACCGCCAGGGACGACGAGACCGACATGCTGGTCGGCCTCGGGGTCGGCGCGGACGACTACATGACCAAGCCGTTCTCGATGCGGGAGCTGGCCGCCCGGGTGCACGTACTGCTGCGCCGGGTGGAGCGGGCCGCGACCGCCGCGCACAGCCCGCGCGGCGCCAGCATCCAGCTGGGCGACCTGGAGATCGACCACGCCCAGCGCCGGGTGCGGGTGAGCGGCTCCGACATCCATCTGACGCCCACCGAGTTCGAGCTGCTGGTCTGCCTGGCGCAGCAGCCGCGGGCGGTGCTCTCCCGGGAGCAGCTGCTCGCCGAGGTGTGGGACTGGGCGGACGCCTCCGGTACCCGCACCGTCGACAGCCACGTCAAGGCACTGCGCCGGAAGATCGGCGCCGAGCGGATCCGCACGGTGCACGGCGTGGGGTACGCGCTGGAGACGCCGGCACCATGA
- a CDS encoding sensor histidine kinase — protein MLAALLVSGAALLAAATPGVALAGHDLSAAQDRADTARLAARTAVLAHDLADERDHAALGTADSLPKGQLATDRTRTDRQAKDVLRDAPAAVRTALAGLPAVRGTADAGKGGPQAVVAAYQPLIDALGRLSGPVTAPLGRAVDAAARQRGLLVAALAAGGGQRGPVAAAQAAHLQEQAALADFRAAAPAGLRSRYDQTVTGADVSQADRDLAELLDGPELTRADRDVRGASATDASLTARLALMRSVEASAATDDARQAAHHRDHQVTVLELRIALAALCLILLVGVLVTVFRSVTRPLAALHQWSRADAESGQGAKVIGGDEFAAVARRVNALTHEAQALRNRVHELTAERNSLSGAHNNLIAEREGLLRIRDDLLRSREELAGKLAEAGARNAAQVTYVNLGLRTLGLVERQLALIEELEDREQEPERLDHLFKLDHLATRMRRNSENLLVLSGTEHSHGATARPVALIDVARAAISEIERYERVRIESMPDARVAGRAADDVSHLIAELLDNAAGFSAPNAPVRLSGWLMETGEVMLSVEDSGIGVPDERLDDLNELLADPDPAPPGAAAGMGLYVVARLAHRHGVRTQLRPHAGGGTTAVVVLPQLLLPAIDPHEAPGTPIEAALAGARLTGPSRRTPAAPVPAASGLPPEPARDPAPAAADPERGPDPAAPHAAQGQDAAAPAAALDAVQDRDARVPTAAPSPGLLPPGTEPMAPHAGRTPEPAHAVQGPEPVVPSVVRGPEAVRGPESGAPAAPHGQEPPAQGSAAEEPAAQQGPAVQPLPTRVPAPAPAAGGVPPVRAVPYAGGVPAARAVPPAEAVPPAHAVRHDRAGEDEAAPGADGVTAMGLPQRVPRTTGLGDTLVHEERRPRGGPVDAAELRRKLGGLQRGLHAGRRDAEQEHSSGTGPMSGLSGAAAEPPAPPRQGPPRHAARTDDAPAVPAQSRATAVPDGPRTGVGTPDAAAAPGDTGHAQAPRAQSSTQGDAGEADAGPAETAEEATR, from the coding sequence ATGCTCGCCGCCCTGCTCGTCAGTGGCGCCGCGCTCCTTGCTGCCGCCACCCCCGGGGTGGCCCTCGCCGGGCACGATCTCTCCGCCGCCCAGGACCGGGCGGACACCGCCCGGCTGGCCGCGCGTACCGCCGTGCTGGCGCACGACCTGGCCGACGAGCGGGACCACGCCGCCCTCGGCACCGCGGATTCCCTGCCCAAGGGCCAGTTGGCCACCGACAGGACCCGCACCGACCGCCAGGCGAAGGACGTCCTGCGCGACGCCCCCGCCGCGGTCCGCACCGCGCTGGCCGGGCTGCCGGCCGTGCGCGGCACCGCCGACGCGGGCAAAGGCGGCCCGCAGGCCGTCGTCGCCGCCTACCAGCCGCTGATCGACGCGCTCGGGCGGCTCTCCGGCCCGGTCACCGCGCCGCTCGGCCGGGCGGTGGACGCCGCCGCCCGGCAGCGCGGGCTGCTGGTCGCCGCGCTCGCGGCCGGCGGCGGTCAGCGCGGCCCGGTCGCCGCCGCACAGGCCGCGCACCTCCAGGAACAGGCCGCGCTCGCCGACTTCCGGGCCGCCGCGCCCGCCGGGCTGCGCAGCCGCTACGACCAGACGGTGACCGGGGCCGACGTCAGCCAGGCTGACCGGGACCTCGCCGAACTCCTCGACGGACCCGAACTCACCCGCGCCGACCGCGATGTGCGGGGCGCCTCCGCCACCGACGCGTCACTCACCGCCCGGTTGGCCCTGATGCGCAGCGTGGAGGCGTCAGCAGCCACCGATGACGCCCGGCAGGCCGCCCACCACCGCGACCACCAGGTCACCGTCCTCGAACTGCGCATCGCGCTGGCCGCGTTGTGCCTGATCCTGCTCGTCGGTGTGCTGGTCACCGTCTTCCGCAGCGTGACCCGGCCGCTGGCCGCCCTGCACCAGTGGTCGCGCGCCGACGCCGAGAGCGGCCAGGGCGCGAAGGTGATCGGCGGCGACGAGTTCGCCGCGGTCGCCCGCCGGGTCAACGCGCTCACCCACGAGGCGCAGGCGCTGCGCAACCGGGTCCACGAGCTCACCGCCGAGCGCAACTCCCTGTCCGGCGCGCACAACAACCTCATCGCCGAGCGCGAGGGACTGCTGCGGATCAGGGACGACCTGCTGCGCAGCCGCGAGGAGCTGGCCGGCAAGCTCGCCGAGGCCGGCGCCCGCAACGCCGCCCAGGTCACCTACGTCAACCTCGGGCTGCGCACGCTCGGCCTGGTGGAGCGCCAACTCGCCCTGATCGAGGAGCTGGAGGACCGCGAGCAGGAGCCGGAGCGGCTCGACCACCTCTTCAAGCTGGACCACCTCGCCACCCGGATGCGGCGCAACAGCGAGAATCTGCTGGTGCTCTCCGGTACCGAGCACAGCCACGGCGCCACCGCCCGGCCGGTCGCGCTGATCGACGTGGCGCGGGCCGCGATCTCCGAGATCGAGCGGTACGAACGGGTACGCATCGAGTCGATGCCCGACGCCCGGGTGGCCGGCCGCGCGGCGGACGACGTCAGCCACCTGATCGCCGAACTCCTCGACAACGCGGCCGGGTTCTCCGCGCCGAACGCGCCGGTACGGCTGTCCGGCTGGCTGATGGAAACCGGCGAGGTGATGCTCTCGGTCGAGGACTCCGGCATCGGGGTGCCCGACGAACGCCTCGACGACCTCAACGAGTTGCTCGCCGACCCCGATCCGGCGCCGCCGGGCGCGGCGGCCGGCATGGGCCTGTACGTGGTGGCCCGCCTTGCCCACCGGCACGGCGTGCGCACCCAGTTGCGCCCGCACGCGGGCGGCGGCACCACCGCCGTCGTGGTGCTGCCGCAGCTGCTGCTCCCGGCGATCGACCCGCACGAGGCGCCGGGCACCCCGATCGAGGCGGCGCTGGCCGGCGCCCGCCTCACCGGCCCCTCCCGCCGAACCCCGGCGGCACCGGTCCCGGCGGCGTCCGGCCTCCCGCCCGAGCCCGCCCGGGACCCGGCTCCGGCGGCAGCGGACCCGGAGCGCGGTCCGGACCCGGCGGCGCCGCACGCGGCCCAGGGGCAGGACGCAGCGGCGCCGGCTGCGGCGCTGGATGCGGTTCAGGACCGGGACGCAAGGGTGCCGACTGCGGCGCCGTCTCCGGGGCTGCTGCCGCCGGGTACGGAGCCGATGGCGCCGCATGCGGGCCGTACTCCGGAGCCAGCGCATGCGGTCCAGGGGCCTGAGCCGGTGGTGCCCTCCGTCGTCCGTGGTCCGGAGGCGGTGCGGGGGCCTGAGTCCGGCGCGCCGGCAGCGCCGCACGGGCAGGAGCCGCCCGCTCAGGGGTCGGCCGCGGAAGAGCCGGCCGCCCAGCAGGGGCCCGCCGTGCAGCCGTTGCCGACGCGGGTGCCCGCGCCGGCGCCGGCGGCCGGCGGTGTCCCGCCGGTCCGGGCCGTACCGTACGCCGGAGGGGTACCGGCCGCGCGGGCCGTGCCGCCCGCCGAGGCCGTGCCGCCCGCGCATGCGGTGCGGCACGACCGGGCCGGGGAGGACGAGGCCGCGCCCGGAGCGGACGGGGTCACCGCCATGGGCCTGCCGCAGCGGGTGCCGAGGACCACGGGGCTCGGCGACACGCTGGTCCACGAGGAGCGGCGGCCACGCGGCGGCCCGGTGGACGCCGCCGAACTCCGGCGCAAGCTGGGCGGCCTGCAGCGGGGACTGCACGCCGGCCGGCGCGACGCGGAACAGGAGCACAGCTCCGGCACCGGCCCGATGTCCGGGCTGTCCGGCGCTGCCGCCGAGCC